In one Culex quinquefasciatus strain JHB chromosome 2, VPISU_Cqui_1.0_pri_paternal, whole genome shotgun sequence genomic region, the following are encoded:
- the LOC6054068 gene encoding LOW QUALITY PROTEIN: uncharacterized protein LOC6054068 (The sequence of the model RefSeq protein was modified relative to this genomic sequence to represent the inferred CDS: inserted 1 base in 1 codon; deleted 1 base in 1 codon), whose protein sequence is MNPYGGGEHNVIRAPSLKRGKNDEGLNNRIKLKKILGLTVCSNAGLDVSSTTGVLAYPAGCTVVLFNSKKLSQSFLLNTAKKAITAVAYSQCGRYLATGECGHNPSIKVWELDVNGNSSYENGAAGSIVAEFSGHKYAVSCVAFSPTGKYLVSVGSQHDNIVNVFDWKANLKIASNKVTAKVVAVSFSEGGDYFVTVGNRHVKYWYLEGSRKYKEPIPLMGRSAILGELRNNDFCAVACGKGEMAESTYAITRNGHLVEFNARRLLDKWVMCRTNAANCMVTSTKYILVGCAEAIVRVFNAETLEYITTLPRTHFLGVDVAQGVHINHMMSTPQNAKYPDTIAIVYDENRSKVTCVYNDHSLYIWDLRDIRRVGKSHSFLYHSACIWGVETVPFSYLKNNVSDTLPSDSFLTCSSDDTIRVWDIDNGESNEVYRKNIYSKELMKVLYIDEELNHIKDMDNPIHNTEKNSSYDGRNGVRCIKINPENNQLATGDRSGNIRIYNLSNLKLITTIEAHDSEVLCLEYTNEKIERKLLASASRDRLIHIFDCEAGYRILQTLDDHSSSITSVRFIGTGKQFQMVSCGADKSIIFRNFQNNVFLRGNNCSGKNTLYDMEVDSNYKHILTACQDRNIRVYSTQNAKHTKTFKGSHSDEGSLIKVSLDLSGIYIATSCTDKTLSVYDYYSNECMARMYGHSELVTGLKFTNDCKHLISASGDGCVFVWQVPHDMIVTMQARLSQQALRSGHQPISRPLSNPFADAILEHHQPGQEQFGSPPNNLFIEDAPVTPGYRFSDVGQLPQWAKRKPTEDQSNSPVLGSSPSQNQPFGGPPKPRGRWGQKGQFDEALDLRNIVDSPLNTTYSSEKAALHHANNNNTPTSGYNSGSSKDVYSNAYLSEDSSIDSGRENRRDVTFLHKKISETKALNSLNSESNTEHDGDVEDISDGERTSSEHGMVYYPTAAPSTPTDFKINEIDVNELRKSIRRQKLEKQGLSIAVQLQMQSAASTGTGTGTSDDEDEGSTPSGDNADRSLASTLGGSSESIPQQTSSTFLQAALDGPASLSDKERVQSRKSLSAMHNNNDAKITTSISKSYANNKKEELMKVINEAKAKLENVGYRSGLRASQSISDLSHSMSPAGGATGLGRMQRLDYSCPYRNYAPAMVAPPQGAPSSHNYLNCAAPRSRLVQNCAMINQIQQELPPYPKNLGIYVVKAGEGRVMRKRRRXVRPDKLELPELPPVPADKLRKHPGILKNYKSCPVSPVHEEQEWSMVSSQDPEAGPSNEGGRTQRQRQGRHSMYYEDAKTILDMIHSDTEKMIKEITSKYGDLDEMEANVPERQPAIETGEPKRLEVVNKTLEGLKHTARKERHEHGFLSEDDPNFSSDSLEDCSLDLDVGKTEPSRSKRNTCAKHGAKPVVPPRPAAISLPKRSVSDYFMYDSFQQPVPYRNVSLSDILDDDKMSADNRFLETQRHSSASFFLGQQYPDRKSQESILSDDYGSGGVSFCNSMESILSDDSECKSAPLEVLFGRFKRDRNYSANYEYKVEACSNSKSYGSSPNAGSGFDYYMQGSYFNAPESYAYDNLEPARRIAESRSPQHKRQGAPGMPTSISYPRFISSSALAAAAEEEEDFIPSLTSKAAQYGGATVKSLSKDFANQRKQMNSNPMYACNDGNELFVRKTVNATNQITRSDIFGNEASVYVMKKSCSFEIEMGGRRIARNSKKFEQNLQRFEQERQLSDRYQFGGTLEMDYVPHKPPVAHRRSASMKGRGRARSKEKFNTIIGQMSGVGEDGKLRDFVNKDYMPKDTSTASCSRTHKKDPSEEKSFEIYVAEKGVCEDDNMDSLELLTKPDLHKENSVDSLDDTHQTDIPVKGSSQLEHLIDFNLLSSVEYSKFLDIEKKIDIINKLVELEERKLEQERVTKEHRMRPFECDSRQKGYVKSLTENFDKIAKEAQEELENEKNWHLAVRAKMKRNFSLPDVLEGAKFQSMDFRDEDYGDDEDDEDDDDLYKQKDEEELSEKDEHSLGGGGGGGGEGGNPRSLISAQDSDESSIRRACSLSDLSMGKAANYKPVPSSRSTVQRTVPKRSTSSVGKGGASLSSGMGLRSVSVGMLNQASDSEPEPPSSRGGLMKPTISSQNKVNGSTPVGNGGGSGGKYINPRSAAGIISRRKGLQSAYSSVNISSAGQDESSSEESPTSTVSPAPTKPAVPPRPRSIAMEHKRIANVNATLNAKKAVPSTNMEMETMIKDGDLDNADLTNQLCSNIINQLVQTTTSVIQLHQRLKSNDESGGGSGRNNSLMIKELENAVIMTQNMLTKVTNRNLGGDLNNSTSMYEKCNDILNQVQKHVNNSG, encoded by the exons ATGCACCGTGGTGCTGTTCAACTCGAAAAAGCTCAGCCAGTCCTTCCTGCTCAACACGGCCAAGAAGGCCATCACGGCGGTCGCGTACTCCCAGTGCGGTCGCTACCTGGCGACGGGCGAGTGCGGCCACAACCCGTCCATCAAGGTGTGGGAGCTGGACGTGAACGGGAACTCCAGCTACGAGAATGGCGCGGCCGGAAGCATCGTGGCCGAGTTTTCCGGCCACAAGTACGCGGTCAGCTGTGTGGCGTTTTCCCCGACGGGGAAGTACCTGGTGTCGGTGGGCTCACAGCACGATAACATTGTGAACGTGTTCGATTGGAAGGCGAATCTGAAGATTGCGTCGAACAAGGTGACGGCCAAGGTTGTGGCGGTGAGCTTCAGCGAGGGTGGGGATTACTTTGTGACTGTTGGTAATCGACATGTCAAGTATTGGTACCTGGAGGGCAGCCGGAAGTACAAGGAGCCAATTCCGTTGATGGGTCGGAGTGCGATTCTG GGGGAGCTGAGGAACAATGACTTTTGTGCGGTGGCTTGCGGGAAGGGCGAGATGGCCGAGAGTACGTACGCCATTACGAGGAACGGGCATTTGGTGGAGTTCAACGCGCGGCGGCTGCTGGACAAGTGGGTCATGTGCAGGACAAACGCGGCGAATTGTATGGTGACGAGTACAAAGTATATTTTGGTTGGATGTGCGGAGGCCATTGTTCGGGTGTTTAACGCCGAGACGCTGGAGTACATTACGACGTTGCCACGGACGCACTTTTTGGGGGTGGATGTGGCGCAGGGCGTGCACATCAACCACATGATGTCGACGCCGCAGAATGCCAAGTATCCGGACACGATCGCCATCGTGTACGACGAGAACAGGTCGAAGGTGACGTGCGTTTACAACGACCACAGCTTGTACATCTGGGACCTGCGAGATATCCGGCGGGTCGGGAAGAGCCACTCGTTCCTGTACCACTCGGCGTGTATCTGGGGAGTGGAAACTGTGCCATTTAGCTATCTGAAGAACAACGTGTCGGACACGCTGCCGTCGGATAGCTTCCTGACATGCTCGTCGGATGACACGATCCGGGTGTGGGACATTGACAACGGGGAGAGCAACGAAGTGTATCGGAAGAACATTTACAGTAAGGAGTTGATGAAGGTGTTGTACATCGATGAGGAGTTGAATCATATCAAGGATATGGACAATCCGATTCACAATACGGAGAAGAACTCGAGCTACGATGGACGGAATGGGGTTCGGTGTATCAAGATAAACCCGGAGAATAACCAGTTGGCGACGGGTGACCGAAGTGGAAATATACGGATCTATAATCTCAGTAATCTTAAGCTGATAACGACGATCGAAGCGCACGACTCGGAGGTGTTGTGCCTGGAGTACACGAACGAAAAGATTGAACGAAAGCTGCTGGCCAGTGCGAGCCGAGATCGGTTGATCCACATCTTCGACTGCGAGGCCGGCTACCGGATCCTGCAGACGCTGGACGACCACTCGAGCAGTATCACGTCGGTGCGGTTCATCGGCACGGGCAAGCAGTTCCAGATGGTGTCCTGTGGTGCCGACAAATCCATCATCTTCCGCAACTTCCAGAACAATGTCTTTCTGCGGGGCAACAACTGCTCCGGTAAAAATACGCTTTACGATATGGAGGTAGATAGTAACTATAAGCACATTCTGACCGCGTGCCAGGACCGGAACATCCGCGTCTACAGCACGCAAAACGCCAAGCATACGAAAACGTTCAAAGGGTCGCACTCGGACGAAGGCAGTCTGATCAAGGTTAGTCTAGATCTGAGCGGTATCTACATCGCGACTTCCTGCACGGACAAGACCCTGAGCGTGTACGATTACTACTCGAACGAGTGCATGGCACGAATGTACGGCCACAGCGAGCTGGTGACCGGCCTCAAGTTCACCAACGACTGCAAGCATCTGATTTCGGCCAGCGGAGACGGTTGCGTGTTCGTTTGGCAAGTCCCCCATGACATGATCGTAACGATGCAAGCCCGCCTCTCCCAACAAGCACTCCGATCCGGCCACCAACCAATCTCTCGACCTCTCTCCAACCCATTCGCCGATGCCATCCTGGAACATCACCAACCCGGCCAGGAACAGTTTGGATCGCCTCCAAACAACCTCTTCATCGAAGATGCCCCCGTCACTCCGGGCTACCGCTTCTCCGACGTCGGCCAATTGCCCCAGTGGGCCAAACGAAAGCCAACGGAAGACCAGTCCAACTCGCCCGTTCTCGGCAGCAGCCCTAGTCAGAACCAACCCTTCGGTGGCCCACCCAAACCACGCGGTCGCTGGGGCCAAAAGGGTCAGTTTGACGAGGCCCTAGATCTACGAAACATCGTCGACAGCCCGCTCAACACGACCTACAGCAGCGAAAAAGCCGCGTTGCACcacgccaacaacaacaacacccccACTTCCGGGTACAACAGCGGCAGTTCCAAGGACGTCTACAGCAACGCGTACCTTAGCGAGGACAGCTCGATCGACAGCGGACGCGAAAACCGACGGGACGTCACCTTCCTTCACAAGAAAATCTCCGAAACCAAGGCGCTGAACTCGCTCAACTCCGAGTCCAACACCGAGCACGACGGGGACGTGGAGGACATTTCCGACGGCGAGCGGACCAGTTCCGAGCACGGAATGGTGTACTACCCGACGGCGGCGCCGTCAACGCCAAC AGATTTCAAAATCAACGAGATTGACGTGAACGAGCTGCGCAAGTCGATCCGGCGGCAAAAGCTCGAGAAGCAGGGCCTCAGCATTGCGGTGCAGCTGCAGATGCAGAGTGCGGCCTCGACGGGCACGGGAACGGGCACGTCGGACGACGAGGACGAGGGCTCAACGCCGAGCGGGGACAACGCGGACCGGTCGCTGGCGTCGACGCTGGGGGGAAGCTCGGAGAGCATCCCGCAGCAGACGTCGTCGACGTTCCTGCAGGCGGCGCTCGACGGGCCGGCCAGTTTGAGCGACAAGGAGAGAG TCCAAAGCCGCAAAAGCCTCAGCGCAATGCACAACAACAACGACGCCAAAATCACCACCAGCATCTCCAAATCTTACGCCAACAACAAAAAGGAAGAGTTGATGAAGGTCATCAACGAGGCCAAAGCCAAGCTGGAAAAT GTTGGCTACCGTTCCGGTCTGCGCGCTAGTCAAAGTATATCCGATCTAAGTCACTCGATGAGCCCGGCTGGTGGCGCTACCGGCCTCGGTCGGATGCAGCGGTTAG ACTATTCCTGTCCCTATCGAAACTATGCTCCGGCGATGGTGGCGCCGCCACAGGGCGCGCCAAGCAGTCACAACTACTTGAACTGTGCTGCGCCGCGATCGCGTCTTGTACAAAACTGTGCCATGATCAACCAGATTCAGCAGGAACTTCCACCGTATCCGAAGAATCTGGGGATTTATGTGGTAAAGGCGGGTGAGGGGAGAGTGATGAGGAAGAGGAGAC TGGTTAGGCCTGATAAGTTGGAACTGCCGGAACTGCCGCCGGTGCCGGCGGATAAGCTGAGGAAGCATCCgggaattttgaagaattacaaGTCGTGTCCGGTTTCGCCGGTGCACGAGGAGCAAGAGTGGAGTATGGTTTCGAGTCAGGATCCGGAAGCAGGCCCGTCGAATGAGGGTGGGAGGACGCAACGGCAACGGCAAGGTCGTCACTCGATGTATTACGAGGACGCGAAGACGATCCTGGATATGATCCACTCGGACACGGAGAAGATGATCAAGGAGATTACGAGCAAGTACGGAGATTTGGACGAGATGGAAGCGAATGTGCCGGAACGGCAACCGGCGATTGAAACGGGGGAGCCGAAGCGATTGGAAGTGGTAAACAAAACTCTGGAAGGCCTAAAGCATACCGCCCGTAAGGAACGGCACGAGCACGGCTTCCTGTCGGAGGACGATCCGAACTTTAGCTCCGACTCGCTAGAAGACTGTAGTTTAGACTTAGACGTAGGAAAGACTGAGCCCAGCAGGAGCAAACGCAATACCTGTGCCAAACATGGCGCCAAGCCGGTTGTGCCACCGCGCCCGGCCGCCATTTCACTGCCAAAGCGGTCCGTTTCGGACTATTTTATGTACGACAGCTTCCAGCAGCCGGTGCCGTACCGAAACGTGTCCCTGTCGGACATCCTGGACGACGACAAAATGAGCGCGGACAATCGATTCCTGGAGACGCAGCGGCACTCTAGCGCGAGCTTCTTCCTAGGCCAGCAGTATCCAGATCGGAAAAGTCAGGAGAGCATCCTGTCGGACGATTACGGCAGCGGCGGAGTCAGCTTCTGCAACAGCATGGAGAGTATCCTGTCGGACGATTCCGAGTGTAAGAGCGCTCCGCTGGAGGTGCTCTTTGGACGGTTCAAACGCGATCGCAACTACAGTGCCAACTACGAGTACAAGGTCGAAGCGTGCAGCAACTCCAAGTCGTACGGATCGAGTCCGAACGCTGGGAGTGGGTTCGACTACTACATGCAGGGTAGCTACTTCAACGCGCCGGAAAGTTACGCGTACGACAACCTCGAACCCGCTCGACGAATAGCCGAGTCTCGCTCACCCCAACACAAACGCCAAGGAGCTCCAGGAATGCCAACCTCCATCAGCTACCCGCGGTTCATCTCCAGCTCCGCACTCGCAGCAGCCGCCGAAGAAGAGGAAGACTTTATCCCGTCCCTAACCTCAAAAGCCGCCCAGTACGGCGGTGCCACCGTCAAGAGCCTCAGCAAAGACTTTGCCAACCAGCGCAAGCAGATGAACTCGAACCCGATGTACGCCTGCAACGACGGCAACGAACTGTTTGTCCGCAAGACGGTGAACGCGACCAATCAAATCACCCGGTCGGACATCTTTGGAAACGAAGCGTCCGTGTACGTGATGAAGAAGTCGTGCAGCTTTGAGATCGAGATGGGCGGTCGGAGAATCGCGCGGAACTCGAAAAAGTTCGAGCAAAATCTGCAGCGGTTCGAGCAGGAGCGGCAGCTCTCGGACCGGTATCAATTTGGTGGGACGCTGGAGATGGACTACGTTCCGCACAAACCCCCGGTTGCCCACCGCAGGTCGGCCAGCATGAAGGGACGGGGCAGGGCGCGATCAAAAGAAAAGTTCAACACGATCATCGGCCAGATGAGCGGCGTAGGAGAGGACGGCAAGCTGCGGGATTTCGTCAACAAAGACTACATGCCAAAAGACACCAGCACCGCCAGTTGTTCAAGAACGCACAAAAAAGACCCCAGCGAGGAAAAGTCCTTTGAAATCTACGTCGCGGAAAAGGGAGTCTGCGAAGACGACAACATGGACAGCCTGGAACTGCTCACCAAACCCGATCTGCACAAAGAAAACTCGGTGGACTCGCTGGACGACACCCACCAAACCGACATCCCAGTCAAAGGCTCCTCCCAACTGGAACACCTCATCGACTTCAACCTGCTCTCCTCGGTCGAGTACAGCAAGTTCCTCGACATCGAAAAGAAGATCGACATCATCAACAAGCTGGTCGAGCTCGAAGAGCGCAAGCTCGAGCAGGAACGAGTCACCAAAGAACACCGCATGCGCCCCTTCGAGTGCGACTCGCGCCAGAAAGGGTACGTCAAAAGTCTCACGGAGAACTTTGACAAGATCGCCAAGGAGGCGCAGGAGGAGCTGGAAAACGAAAAGAACTGGCATCTGGCGGTGCGAGCGAAGATGAAGCGCAACTTTAGCCTGCCGGATGTGCTCGAGGGGGCCAAGTTTCAGTCGATGGATTTCAGGGACGAAGACTACGGGGATGATgaggacgacgaggacgacgacgatctGTACAAGCAAAAGGACGAGGAGGAACTGTCCGAGAAGGACGAACACTCGCTGGGTGGAGGCGGAGGCGGAGGAGGTGAAG GCGGTAATCCCCGAAGCTTAATCTCTGCGCAAGATAGTGATGAGTCATCGATTAGACGTGCTTGCTCGCTTAGTGATTTGAGTATGGGAAAAG CTGCTAATTACAAACCAGTCCCCAGCAGCCGCAGCACGGTCCAGCGGACTGTCCCCAAGCGCAGCACGTCCTCGGTGGGCAAGGGTGGCGCATCACTGTCCTCCGGCATGGGACTCCGCAGCGTGTCGGTGGGCATGTTGAACCAGGCG AGTGACTCCGAACCGGAGCCTCCGTCTTCGCGGGGCGGACTCATGAAGCCAACCATCAGCTCCCAGAACAAGGTGAACGGTTCAACGCCCGTCGGCAACGGTGGCGGCAGCGGCGGCAAGTACATCAACCCCCGTTCTGCGGCCGGCATCATCAGCCGACGGAAGGGTCTCCAGAGTGCGTACAGCAGTG TGAACATCTCCTCCGCCGGCCAGGACGAGTCCAGCTCGGAGGAGTCGCCGACGAGCACGGTCAGTCCGGCGCCGACCAAGCCGGCGGTTCCACCGCGGCCCCGAAGCATTGCGATGGAGCACAAACGGATAGCGAACGTGAATGCCACCCTGAACGCAAAGAAGGCGGTGCCCAGCACCAACATGGAGATGGAAACGATGATCAAGGACGGCGACCTGGACAATGCGGACT tgaccAACCAGCTCTGCTCCAACATTATCAACCAGCTGGTGCAGACGACAACGTCGGTGATTCAGCTGCACCAGCGGCTCAAGTCGAACGACGAGTCCGGCGGCGGCAGCGGCCGGAACAACTCGCTCATGATCAAGGAGCTGGAGAATGCGGTCATCATGACGCAGAACATGCTGACCAAGGTTACCAACAG AAACCTCGGCGGCGACCTCAACAACAGCACCAGCATGTACGAAAAGTGCAACGACATCCTGAACCAGGTGCAGAAACACGTGAACAACAGCGGCTGA